The Comamonas sp. GB3 AK4-5 genome includes a region encoding these proteins:
- a CDS encoding helix-turn-helix domain-containing protein, with translation MRMELQSDAQGLGRRLRRFRVLRQIKQASLAADLGVSQGMLSRWESGVHLPSPQALVRIEAMLAQHESLGMDSSLRRLIESAPFPVHLVSEHRLALLTLSPARQAEWRIDASAWFGRSLQGFATPEILDTERRLQALGWFEGKPSQAVRFATSGNANADIPILPSTVLWERIGLADGRTGLLVSNEALV, from the coding sequence ATGCGAATGGAACTGCAAAGCGATGCACAAGGGCTGGGCCGTAGGCTGCGGCGCTTTCGCGTGCTGCGGCAGATCAAGCAGGCCAGTCTGGCGGCAGATCTGGGCGTTTCCCAGGGCATGTTGTCGCGCTGGGAGTCTGGTGTGCATCTGCCTTCTCCCCAGGCCCTGGTCCGTATCGAGGCCATGCTGGCCCAGCATGAAAGCCTGGGCATGGACAGCAGCTTGCGGCGCCTGATTGAAAGCGCGCCTTTTCCCGTACACCTGGTGAGCGAGCATAGGTTGGCCTTGCTGACGCTCTCGCCCGCGCGCCAGGCCGAATGGCGTATCGATGCCAGTGCCTGGTTCGGGCGGTCGCTGCAGGGCTTTGCCACGCCGGAAATATTGGACACCGAGCGCCGGCTGCAAGCGCTGGGCTGGTTCGAGGGCAAGCCCAGCCAGGCCGTGCGCTTTGCCACCAGCGGCAATGCCAATGCCGACATTCCCATACTGCCCAGCACCGTGCTCTGGGAGCGCATAGGCCTGGCTGATGGCCGTACCGGCCTGCTGGTGAGCAACGAAGCCCTGGTCTGA
- a CDS encoding tautomerase family protein, which produces MPLTHITLRTGKTEAYRQAIFDSLHQAMHTCFDVPADNQFATMTECDAAHFRYSASYLGVERSDDLVMIQITANNTRSVAQKKALYCQIVERLGHSPGIRPADVFINLVEVDRANWSLGHGQAQYA; this is translated from the coding sequence ATGCCACTGACCCACATCACCCTGCGCACCGGCAAGACAGAGGCCTATCGCCAGGCAATCTTTGACAGCCTGCACCAGGCCATGCACACATGCTTTGATGTGCCAGCGGACAACCAGTTCGCCACCATGACGGAGTGCGATGCCGCCCACTTCCGCTACAGCGCGTCTTATCTGGGAGTGGAGCGCAGCGATGATCTGGTGATGATCCAGATCACCGCCAACAACACCCGCAGCGTGGCGCAGAAAAAGGCCTTGTACTGCCAGATCGTGGAGCGGCTGGGCCACAGCCCTGGCATACGCCCGGCCGATGTATTCATTAACTTGGTTGAGGTGGACCGGGCCAACTGGTCGCTGGGCCATGGCCAGGCGCAATATGCCTGA
- a CDS encoding LysR family transcriptional regulator — protein sequence MTNRPLDLDAVAAFLQVAELGSFTRAAETMQTTQAAVSLKLKRLEDRLGCRLLERTPRYVELSPQGTAFVEHARALLEANHQALRAFAGARQRLSIGISDHVAGPELPALIARLNAHHPELLIVVRIGSSGDLLQSYDRRELDAAIVRLHTGRTDGEVLAEEAFGWFAAPHWQPHAGEPLPIATLAEPCGVRLMAGKLLDTAGMSWAEVFVGGGVASVSAAVMAGLGIAALAPRMLPLGAVDVGAKLGLPALPHLPVLLHGRARDALASAALEQLAAAYRSAIRP from the coding sequence ATGACAAACCGCCCTTTGGACCTGGATGCCGTAGCCGCTTTTTTGCAGGTGGCGGAGCTGGGCAGCTTTACCCGCGCGGCAGAGACCATGCAAACCACGCAGGCAGCCGTGAGCCTCAAACTCAAGCGCCTGGAAGACCGGCTGGGCTGCCGGCTGCTGGAGCGCACGCCCCGCTATGTGGAGCTTTCACCCCAGGGCACAGCCTTTGTGGAGCATGCCCGCGCCCTGCTGGAGGCCAACCACCAGGCGCTGCGCGCCTTTGCCGGCGCCCGCCAGCGGCTGAGCATTGGCATCAGCGACCATGTGGCCGGGCCCGAGTTGCCGGCCTTGATCGCTCGCCTGAACGCGCACCACCCCGAACTGCTGATCGTGGTGCGCATAGGCTCGTCCGGCGACCTATTGCAAAGCTATGACCGGCGCGAACTGGACGCCGCCATCGTGCGCCTGCACACGGGCCGCACCGACGGCGAGGTGCTGGCGGAAGAAGCATTTGGCTGGTTTGCGGCCCCACACTGGCAGCCCCACGCAGGTGAGCCCCTGCCCATCGCCACGCTGGCCGAGCCTTGCGGCGTGCGCCTGATGGCGGGCAAGCTGCTGGATACCGCCGGCATGTCCTGGGCCGAGGTGTTTGTGGGCGGCGGCGTGGCCTCCGTCAGCGCCGCCGTCATGGCGGGGCTGGGCATCGCGGCCCTGGCCCCGCGCATGCTGCCCCTGGGCGCTGTGGACGTGGGCGCCAAACTGGGCCTCCCCGCCCTGCCGCACCTGCCGGTGTTGCTCCATGGCCGCGCTCGCGATGCGCTGGCAAGCGCGGCCCTGGAGCAGTTGGCCGCTGCCTACCGCAGCGCCATCAGGCCGTAA
- a CDS encoding LysE family translocator has protein sequence MSFALLLSYVLSIVLLIATPGPVVAYVTQVALQQGRGVAWRTALGTSSGALVLMALAALAVGGLLVLRPEALAWLGLAGSGFLIVLAGSGLRDWAGQFHKNADSTAVGAAKPAGLGGWRRGFLVAVANPKDILFFAALFPQFLHGADNPMARLGLLAAIWVGLDLLILGGYIAAAQHPRVQRHQRLLALLSLLMLLVMGLLAAGWSGWALWS, from the coding sequence ATGTCCTTTGCCTTGCTGCTGTCCTATGTGCTGTCCATTGTTTTGCTGATCGCCACCCCGGGCCCTGTAGTGGCCTATGTCACCCAGGTGGCGCTGCAGCAGGGCCGGGGCGTGGCCTGGCGCACGGCGCTGGGCACCAGCAGCGGAGCCTTGGTGTTGATGGCCCTGGCGGCGCTGGCCGTGGGTGGCTTGCTGGTGCTGCGGCCCGAGGCTCTGGCCTGGCTGGGCTTGGCGGGCAGCGGTTTTTTGATCGTGCTGGCGGGCAGCGGCCTGCGGGACTGGGCCGGGCAGTTCCACAAAAATGCCGACAGCACGGCGGTGGGCGCCGCCAAACCCGCTGGCCTGGGTGGCTGGCGCCGTGGCTTTCTGGTGGCGGTGGCCAACCCCAAAGACATTCTGTTTTTTGCTGCGCTGTTCCCGCAGTTTTTGCATGGCGCTGATAACCCGATGGCGCGGCTGGGTCTGCTGGCCGCCATCTGGGTGGGGCTGGACTTGTTGATTCTGGGCGGCTATATCGCTGCAGCCCAGCACCCGCGCGTGCAGCGCCACCAAAGGCTGCTGGCGCTGCTGTCCTTGTTGATGTTGCTGGTCATGGGCTTGCTGGCGGCGGGTTGGTCGGGGTGGGCGCTGTGGTCCTGA
- a CDS encoding LysR family transcriptional regulator has translation MSLPPLYALRAFEAAARTASFTRAGEELHLTPSAISRHIRTLEEQLQRTLFHRNGPRVALSAEGELLARELAAGFRTIERACARMQQRSDGLRLKTPTSLTTRWLLPVLQAHRPALPQERVLLHSQWMDVDHVDFDSEPYDCAVLLGQFRHHPCWHSLKLMEEWLLPVCNPSVAAQLPPLAPHAGAGDATAQAAQLLQQLGQTPAPITTIHPSPDHRDWRRWCTGLGLHMDFNAPSALVFDTLEQGMAAAAQGHGVSMADLALAADALRNGQLVAAVPIAMATGDGYHLVWPRDSAHDGAIRALGRWLKARVPRVKDLGVGLWGAQAKG, from the coding sequence ATGTCTCTACCCCCGCTGTATGCCCTGCGCGCCTTCGAGGCCGCTGCCCGCACCGCTTCCTTCACCCGCGCGGGCGAGGAGCTGCACCTCACGCCCAGCGCCATCAGCCGCCATATCCGCACGCTGGAGGAGCAGCTCCAGCGCACGCTATTCCACCGCAACGGCCCGCGTGTGGCCCTCTCCGCCGAAGGTGAGCTGCTGGCGCGCGAGCTGGCCGCAGGCTTTCGCACCATAGAGCGCGCCTGCGCCCGCATGCAGCAGCGCAGCGACGGCCTGCGCCTGAAGACTCCCACCTCGCTCACCACCCGCTGGCTGCTGCCCGTCCTGCAGGCCCACCGCCCTGCCCTGCCGCAAGAGCGCGTGCTACTGCACAGCCAGTGGATGGATGTGGACCATGTGGACTTTGACAGCGAGCCCTATGACTGCGCCGTGCTGCTGGGCCAGTTCCGCCATCACCCGTGCTGGCACAGCCTCAAGCTGATGGAAGAGTGGCTGCTACCCGTATGCAACCCTTCCGTGGCCGCGCAACTGCCGCCACTGGCTCCCCATGCCGGCGCCGGTGATGCCACGGCCCAGGCTGCCCAGTTGCTGCAGCAGCTGGGCCAAACACCCGCCCCGATCACCACCATCCACCCCTCGCCCGACCACCGCGACTGGCGCCGCTGGTGCACTGGCCTCGGTTTGCACATGGACTTCAACGCCCCCTCCGCCCTGGTGTTCGACACCCTGGAGCAAGGTATGGCCGCCGCAGCCCAGGGCCATGGCGTCAGCATGGCCGACCTGGCCCTGGCGGCCGATGCCCTGCGCAACGGCCAACTGGTGGCCGCCGTGCCCATCGCCATGGCCACCGGCGACGGCTACCACCTGGTCTGGCCACGGGACAGCGCACATGACGGAGCCATCCGGGCGCTGGGCCGCTGGCTCAAGGCCCGGGTGCCACGGGTCAAGGACTTGGGGGTTGGGTTGTGGGGAGCGCAGGCCAAGGGCTGA